The Deltaproteobacteria bacterium HGW-Deltaproteobacteria-6 genome includes the window ATCGCTATCTGACCCGACCCGAAGAAGAGACGGTTCCGTATTTCAACGGTATTGCCGGCGGCGTTATCCTGGAAGAAATCAAACAGGATTTGAAGGATTTCGGCGTGACCTTCGATTTTTATTTCAGTGAAAAGGAATTATACAAAGATAACGGCGTGAGTAATCTTTTGTCCTCTTTACAGCAACAGGGTGTTATTTATTCGGACGGCGAAACATTATGGTTTAAAACAACCGCCTACGGCGATGAAAAAGACCGCGTCGTTATCCGCAAAAACGGTGATCCGACTTATTTTGCCGCTGATATCGCCTATCATCAAAATAAATTTGCCCGCGGCTTTGATATCCTGATTGATATCTGGGGCGCGGATCATCACGGGTACATGCCCCGCCTCTGGGCCGCCATTCAGGCGCTGGGGTATGAGAAAAACGATCTGAAGATCATTCTGGTGCAGCTGGTGAATCTGCTGCGGGCGGGCGAGCCGGTGGCAATGTCCACAAGGTCCGGTGAATTTGTAACGCTGCGTGAAGTACTCGACGAGGTGGGAAAAGACGCAGCCCGCTATAATTTTCTGATGCGCCGGTCGGACAGCCATCTGGATTTCGACCTGGAAGTCGCGAAAAAGCAATCCAATGAAAATCCGGTCTTCTATGTCCAGTATGCGCATGCCCGAATCTGCAGTATTATCCGGATGGCCGTTGAGCGGGGTATGGCATTACCCGCTTATGAAAATATTAATCCATCGCTTCTGATCGAACCGGAAGAAAGATCTTTGATTAAAATGATGGCGTGCTATCCTGAAATGCTGGAAGGCGCGGCAAAGTCGCTGGAGGTTCACCGCGTTACTTTCTATCTGAATGAACTGGCCGGTGTTTTTCACAGCTACTACAATAAGAATAAAGTTGTGACGGAAGATGCGGCGCTTTCAGCCGCGCGGCTGGTTCTGGTCGATGCGGTGCGTATTGTGCTGGCGAACGCACTGAAAATATTAGGTGTCAATGCGCCGGAGAAGATGTGAGAGGCAGGAAATGGGTACCGGTAATATTAAAAAATTTGAATTGAAACTTGGAAAGACGGGTTTGATTATTGTTATCGGCGGGATGACCGCTCTGTTGTGCCTTTCATTTGTCCTGGGCGTCGGGGTCGGTAAAAACATCGATACCTATCCCGAAAAGATTTCTTCCATGCCGCAACAGGTTCTGGCTTTGTTCTGGCGGCCGGCCAAAGTTTCCAGCGGACAAAAAGTTGTGGAGAGCAAGGACGCTCAGCCTGATAAAAGCAGCATGGATCTGACATTTCATAATGCCCTGACCAGTCCGAAGACGCCGTCGATGCCGCCTGCAGGCAAGCAGGCTGTCGTAGCGGATCAAAAAGTAACGCCGCAAACAATACCGGTGCCATTACCCAAAAATAAAAAAGCGGTTTCATCAGAAGAAGATGTTATAGGACAAAAAATTCTGGACAGAGAAAAATCGCTGGAAGAAAACAAATCAAGGAATAAAGAGGTTTCAGCTGTTGCGCCTCCGGTACGGGCTTTATTTTTCATCCAGGTGGCGTCTCTCAAGGATAAGGTCAAAGCCAATCAGATTCATAAAACAGTTGCCGCGATGGGTTATCCATCAAAAGTTTTGAAAATGGACATTAAAGAGAAGGGAATATGGTATCGCGTGCTTGCCACGGGCTTTGAAACGAAGACACAGGCGCAGACCGCCGCAGACAGGATTTCTAAAAAAGTTAAGGTAAAGTGTATTGTTCGGACTGTCGGTTCGAATACGGATAAGAATGAATAAAAGGTTTGGACTATGTTTGAAAGTTTAGCGGAAAAACTCGAAGGTATTTTTAAGAAACTCAAGGGTCGTGGCGTCCTCAATGAGGAAAATGTCAATGCCGCGCTCAAGGAAATCCGGATGGCGCTTCTGGAAGCCGATGTAAACTTCAAGGTCGTCAAGGATTTTATAGAAGATGTGCGGTTGCGCGCCGTCGGCAGGGACGTGCTCGAGAGCATTACACCGGGACAGCAGGTGGTCAAGATCGTCCATGACCGTCTGGTCGAACTGATGGGGAGCACAAGCGCCAATATCAAATTCGGATCA containing:
- a CDS encoding arginine--tRNA ligase, which codes for MKNKLALLIANSVAACTQKGLLPDVNLPQIEIEVPANPEHGDYASNVAMILASQAKQNPRKIAQAIQENLTDPEGIIEKAQIAGPGFLNFMIKDDLWRKILQNILDQKERYGCLNIGRGKRVQVEFVSANPTGPLHIGHARGAVVGDVLTNLLQTSGYCVTKEYYINDAGNQMNNLGKSVLYRYRELLGEKIEFPENCYRGDYIKDVSADIIKKEGNRYLTRPEEETVPYFNGIAGGVILEEIKQDLKDFGVTFDFYFSEKELYKDNGVSNLLSSLQQQGVIYSDGETLWFKTTAYGDEKDRVVIRKNGDPTYFAADIAYHQNKFARGFDILIDIWGADHHGYMPRLWAAIQALGYEKNDLKIILVQLVNLLRAGEPVAMSTRSGEFVTLREVLDEVGKDAARYNFLMRRSDSHLDFDLEVAKKQSNENPVFYVQYAHARICSIIRMAVERGMALPAYENINPSLLIEPEERSLIKMMACYPEMLEGAAKSLEVHRVTFYLNELAGVFHSYYNKNKVVTEDAALSAARLVLVDAVRIVLANALKILGVNAPEKM